A single Candidatus Tectomicrobia bacterium DNA region contains:
- the purE gene encoding 5-(carboxyamino)imidazole ribonucleotide mutase produces the protein MAEVRVGILMGSASDRPAMEEAGKALDELGVGWELRVLSAHRTPEAVREYLRGAPGRGIRVLIAGAGMAAHLAGVSAAGTDLPVIGVPMGGPALGGLDALLSTVQMPPGIPVATMGIGGPGARNAGLFAARILALSDKRVARAYRRFAEGQTEKILAADRALQDERGRKKRASAKKNAARKG, from the coding sequence ATGGCGGAGGTCCGGGTCGGCATCCTGATGGGCAGCGCCTCCGATCGCCCGGCGATGGAGGAGGCCGGGAAGGCCCTCGACGAGCTGGGCGTGGGGTGGGAGCTGCGGGTCCTCTCGGCCCACCGCACCCCCGAGGCCGTGCGCGAGTACCTGCGCGGGGCGCCGGGGAGGGGCATCCGGGTGCTGATCGCCGGGGCGGGCATGGCGGCCCACCTGGCGGGGGTCTCCGCGGCCGGGACGGATCTTCCGGTCATCGGGGTGCCGATGGGGGGCCCGGCCCTGGGAGGGCTGGACGCCCTGCTCTCCACGGTGCAGATGCCCCCCGGCATCCCGGTGGCCACGATGGGCATCGGGGGCCCGGGCGCGCGCAACGCGGGGCTCTTCGCGGCCCGCATCCTCGCCCTCTCGGACAAGCGGGTGGCCCGGGCCTACCGGCGGTTCGCCGAGGGCCAGACCGAAAAGATCCTGGCGGCCGACCGCGCCCTCCAGGACGAGCGGGGGCGGAAGAAGCGGGCTTCCGCGAAGAAGAACGCCGCCCGCAAGGGCTGA
- a CDS encoding RidA family protein → MNKEVIKTDKAASGKVPLSQAIRAGGWLFCSGQLPIDPKTGEIVPGGIAAQTRRVLENLDAVCEAGGTSLANAVKVTIFMEDLAELREMNQVFEEFFGVVSPPARTTFQAAKLIAGAKLEIELQAYIP, encoded by the coding sequence ATGAACAAGGAAGTCATCAAGACCGATAAGGCGGCGTCCGGAAAGGTCCCGCTCTCCCAGGCCATCCGCGCGGGCGGGTGGCTCTTCTGCTCGGGCCAGCTTCCCATCGATCCAAAGACGGGGGAGATCGTCCCGGGCGGCATCGCCGCGCAGACGCGCCGGGTGCTCGAGAACCTCGATGCGGTGTGCGAGGCGGGGGGAACCTCGCTCGCGAACGCGGTCAAGGTGACCATCTTCATGGAGGACCTGGCCGAGCTCCGGGAGATGAACCAGGTGTTCGAGGAATTTTTCGGGGTCGTCAGCCCGCCCGCGCGCACCACCTTCCAGGCGGCCAAGCTCATCGCGGGCGCGAAGCTCGAGATCGAGCTCCAGGCCTATATCCCCTGA